The stretch of DNA GGATGAAGATGAGGAAGTTAATGTGTCAAGTGATGATACTTTTAATTTGGCTTCAAATAGAAAGAAGCATGTAATGCAAACtgagaatgaattatttgatgaaGAGTATTTTACATAGGAATTGGAGAGTGATGAATCACAAGAAAATGGTGATGAAGAGGGCGCTAAAGAGAagtatcatttatttatcatgcaaaaaaaaaattagaagattATAAATGGGTTTTAGGAAGCCTTTTCACCGATAAAGAAGAATTTAAGGAGGCTATGACAACATATGCCATTCATAATGGGAGGGATTTgaagtttataaaaaatgacaatcTAAGAGTGAGAGTTAAATGCAAGGAAGGTTGTAAGTGGTTTGCCTATTGTGCAAAGTTACTTGATGAAGATACATGGCAACTTAGAAAACTAGTTGACACACATTCATGCAATAAAGAGTATAAGGTCAAATTTATGAGATCAAGTTGGCTCGGGAAAAGATTGTACTCAATAGTGAAAGAGAACCCGAACATAAaacttacaaatatttctaaCAAGGTTCATCAAAAGTGGAATGTTGGAGTGAGTAAGATGAAGGCATTCAGGGCACATAGAGTTGTAATTGATATGGTTTATGGATCGTTCAGAGAGCAATATCTAAGATTGTATGATTACTATCATGAGTTATTAAGATCAAATCTAAATAGTACTGTTAAGTTACAAGGCCAAACTACAAATTCAGAGGTAACTAATAAAGATTATGTGGACATACCGCTTTTACCAAGTTTTCAACGCCTATATATGTGTCTTAATGGATGTAAAGAGAGTTTCCTGATTTGTAGACCAATATTTGGTCTTGATGGTTATTTCTTTAAAGGGTATTATGGGGGTATGGTTCTTGTTGTTGTGGGTAGAGACCCAAATGACCAAATGCTTCTAATTGTTGTGGTTGTAGTTGAAGGTGAAACTAGAGATTCATGGACTTTGTtccttaaattattaaatgatgACTTGGGTGGACAACAAACATGGAAATTCTACACTTTTATATCTCATGAGTAAATTGTATAACAAAATGTATTCATTTAAGTTCAATTAATCATTATTCATTTATGTTAATATGcttatttatgttaatttatttatttgtgttaaTTTCTCTTGTTTATGTTATGGATTGTTTCCTGCAATGGATGAATTGCTTCCTGAGGTTGAACAAAGGTTTTGTGTATGACACCTCTATAACAACTTCAGAAAAATGCACCTAAGGAAGAAACTTAAGAAATTGATGTGGAAGGAAGTCAAGTCAACATATCCTCAAGCATggggaagaaaatgaaagagtTGAGGAAGGTTAACAAATAGGCCTACAAATATTTGGTGAAGATTTCACCAAGGTTTTAGTCAAAgttaatattcaattttaattccaaaTGTGATGTGTTTGTCCACAATATGTCAAAGACATTCAATAGTGTCATAATTGGACCTAGAGGGAAACCCATAATGCCAATGTTTGAAGACATCAAATTGTACTTAATGGAAAGGTGGACAAAAAATAGAACTACATTAGAAAGGTATATTTGTTCTGTTCAGCCTCAAAttaagaaaaagttaaaaaatgaaCAAGAATTACCTAGAATGTGGATGTGTAGGTAATATCGTGGTTCTGttttttaattgttgttatGCTATGATTGTTTTTTAATTCTTGTTAATTATGTCATGTGTTAATTTTGGTTATATGTTTATTCTTATAAAACAAGGTATTCTGGTGAAAACATATTTGGAGTTAGTAACATCAACCACACAAGGGACAAGTTTGTGGTATCACTGGAAAATAGAGAATGCTCATGCAGAAAGTGAATGCTTACTGGAATTCCCTACTGCCATGCAGTTTGTTGCTGCAACTTCCTCAAACAAAATCCAGAAGACTTGATTCCAGCATATTATAGGCGAGAGACATATGCAAATTTTTACCGACCTATTATTTACCCaacaaatgaacaaaatatatGGGCTCCATATCCTGATGTCTTACCACCACCATCACAAAGGCTTCCAGAAAGGCCCAAAAGATGAAGGAACAAAGACAACGATGAAAATAATAAGGACTCAACAATGATTAGTATGAAAGGGTTTCCAAGTAAGTGCTCCCAATGTAAATAACTTGGTCAAATCAAGGCATCATGTCCAAGCCAAACCCAAGAAATTCAGACTCAAACTTAACCTGCCTAAGCCCAAACTTAACCTGCCCAATCCTAAACTCAACCTAACTAGACCCAAACTCAAGCTGCCCAAGCCTAAACTCAAGTTGCCCTAGCCAAAGTACAACCTATCAAACCTAGAGGAAGACCCAAGATAAACCGACCCACACAACTTGTTAAATCCATAGGAAGACCCAAGAAGTCCTAACCTACACAAGCCCTAACTCAACCTAACCACACCAAAATACAATATCTCAAATCCAGAGGAAGACCCAAGAATGCACAAGCTCAGTCCCAACCTGGACAAGCTTAGTCCTGACCTGCACAAGCTCAGTCCCAGCCTGCATAAGCTCAAGCTTAATCAAGCACTTTTAGCCAAAGTTCAAAACATAAAGGATATAATATAAGGATATGTCACCTTTAGATATGTCATTTTGTTTAACCTCAATCAAACACTTTTTGTTAGTTAAACACTTTCGGTCAGTTTATGATCACTTTTTGTTAGTCAAGCAATTTATGTCAGTTTATGATCACCTTATGCCATTTTGTGTCTTTTGTACCACTTGAAACATGTTTACTTTGTTTTGAATGGAATTGAGTACATTTGTGAAATGAATTATGTGCATGaatgaattatgaatgaaaCAGGAACATGATGGCATTTTGTGTCATTGTCTCAGTTTTTGAATGAATGTAGCAGGAGCAGGATTAAGCAAGGATTAAGAATGAATTAGGAATGGAACATGAACAAAATTATGAATGAAGCATAATTATGAATCAGATAGGAACAAAATTATGAATAAAGCATAATTATGAATAGAGCAAGAACAtaattatgaatgaattatgaatgaagtagaattatgaatgaatgaattctGCATCTCAATTTCTGCATACTACATCTTTCTGATTTTCTGAGATTCATAGCAGCACGATTCcttttttataatacaaattgatccttattttttcatcaatttaaatttaatgttgaATAATACAATTGCAGACAAATCAAACATTAAATtgacaataataattaaagaaagaaaaaccaAGATCATTGGAGCCATAATTGATGCAAAAGTAAATTACATGAATAGTTCTAAATGTCATACAACAAACTCTATCATTACTGCACACTTACAACAAATCTACTACATCAACCTTCAGAAAATTACATCAactacaataagttcatttcagGGCTAAGATCtacaataaaacaaaacatgttaCACTAAACAAAACGCATAAAATTAGCTGCAACATCATTTATAATGGTTGACTTGTGTTCTCCATACATCTTCAAAATGACATTCCTAAGAGCTATAATCTTCAACTTCTTTTGGGGGCACTCTAAACATTGTGTATGTATCTATTGTGGAGTTCTCTGTTGTGTTTAAGGCCTATAGTCTGAATCTCAAACAAAGTAATTGCATCTATATTCAATATCATAACTCTACAATTGATGAACAAAGACAACatcaaactaatttttattttaattgaactaATATCAAATACATAAGAAACAATTCAATATTCCAAACCAACTAGAATCGAATAACAAATTTTGAATCTGAACCAAAAACCATAAATATAATAACCCTAATATGAGAAAAccaataagaaaaaaaaatcacgaATTGGATTCCTACAAAATTCCTACAACCCCAAAATTTTATTCCTTTGTTCGGACCCTATTTTGACAATTTGGTAGCTCACGAATTCAATTGGAAACGAAAGAATCATAGTTGTCGGACTGTGTATTTGACCCATTTGAACATGAGGCGGCCATGGATTTTGAGTTTTGGGAATCGTGAATATGATTTTTCATGGATGGAAGAAGAAAACGAGTGGGAGAGGAAAAGATCAAACAAGGGATTTGGAAatgtgaaagaaaataaatctgAGAAGAAAATGGTGGAGGGAATTTGTTAACGTTGCCTTAACGGAAATCCAAgtaaatgataaaattgaaattatttaaaaacataaaatactaaaatgggaaaaaaaaaaaaagataaaggactaaaacgttacctaaaattaagttaagggaccacatgtgCTATTTAGCCtataatcaataaattttaaaaattcaaatgaaaaatcaaaAGTTGATTATGAATGAACTTTacaaataaagaagaaaaaaatttatatcttcttaaataatttcaaaagaacttataataattttttatttaaatataagtatATATCAATAATTAGATTAACGGAtcattaattaatactattttaaaaacaaattatctacatttattttatatcaaacatataattaattaatactattaatttattttaaaaactaaaaatttaaattaaatattgttaaatataaatggtattttaagaaaataattcatgaaattgacatattaaatttaatatctaatttttaaatataaatgaaaagaCAATCAGACCAATAATTAAACATGttgatttattttactttttttcaaaaataaatttattcaaattctAAAATGAGAGTAGTATATTCAATTTGATCTCTCAAAGAATCATACTCAATTGATTAAATCAATATCACAATCTTTCATATTTTAACCACATTTAATCGTACAAAACTTAATATGAACAAAATTAATACAAGAAGCACAATAAAATAGCCAACAATATAGAGAAAATTAGCAACAAAATTAAAGGTAAgacattgatttttttttttttaataaacaaaaacaacaaataaagaaagaaaacaacaatcaacataaaagaaaaacaaaaattaaaaaatatttcattttctacGAACTCAATATGCATATAAATTTATTCACTTCCTTTACAATTTatcatttacaatttttttatctttttattatgacatgatcatttaaatatatatatttttttattaaaaatttattcttttcacACATACATGTGATcatctaataaaaattattcattcaCGTATACATCacccaaaatttaataaaaaacacaacaacctaagtttttttttttaattatatactcAC from Cicer arietinum cultivar CDC Frontier isolate Library 1 chromosome 3, Cicar.CDCFrontier_v2.0, whole genome shotgun sequence encodes:
- the LOC105852933 gene encoding uncharacterized protein, with protein sequence MTTYAIHNGRDLKFIKNDNLRVRVKCKEGCKWFAYCAKLLDEDTWQLRKLVDTHSCNKEYKVKFMRSSWLGKRLYSIVKENPNIKLTNISNKVHQKWNVGVSKMKAFRAHRVVIDMVYGSFREQYLRLYDYYHELLRSNLNSTVKLQGQTTNSEVTNKDYVDIPLLPSFQRLYMCLNGCKESFLICRPIFGLDGYFFKGYYGGMVLVVVGRDPNDQMLLIVVVVVEGETRDSWTLFLKLLNDDLGGQQTWKFYTFISHE